In Pseudomonas lalkuanensis, the following are encoded in one genomic region:
- a CDS encoding response regulator transcription factor has product MSELLLIDDDQELCELLISWLSQEGFHVRACHDGHSARAALAEHAPSAVVLDVMLPDGSGLELLKQLRSDHPELPVLMLSARGEPLDRILGLELGADDYLAKPCDPRELTARLRAVLRRSQPPQPSSQLELGDLCYSPVRGIVTVGSHEISLTLSEGRLLEALLRQPGEPLDKQQLAQLALGRKLTLYDRSLDMHVSNLRKKLGPHADGRPRILALRSRGYYYSA; this is encoded by the coding sequence ATGAGTGAACTGCTGCTTATCGACGACGACCAGGAACTCTGCGAGCTCCTGATCAGCTGGCTCAGCCAGGAAGGCTTCCACGTCCGCGCCTGCCATGACGGCCATTCGGCGCGCGCCGCCCTGGCCGAGCACGCCCCGTCGGCAGTGGTGCTCGACGTGATGCTGCCCGACGGCAGTGGCCTGGAGCTGCTCAAGCAACTGCGCAGCGACCATCCCGAGCTGCCGGTGCTCATGCTTTCCGCCCGTGGCGAACCCCTGGACCGCATCCTCGGCCTGGAACTGGGTGCCGACGACTACCTGGCCAAGCCCTGCGATCCCCGCGAGCTCACTGCGCGGCTGCGCGCCGTGCTGCGCCGCAGCCAGCCGCCACAGCCTTCCAGCCAGTTGGAGCTGGGTGACCTCTGCTACAGCCCGGTGCGCGGCATCGTCACCGTCGGCAGCCACGAAATCAGCCTGACCCTGTCCGAAGGCCGCCTGCTCGAAGCCCTGCTGCGCCAGCCCGGCGAACCGCTGGACAAGCAGCAACTGGCGCAGTTGGCCCTGGGCCGCAAACTGACCCTCTACGACCGCAGCCTGGACATGCACGTCAGCAACCTGCGCAAGAAGCTCGGCCCCCATGCCGACGGTCGCCCGCGCATCCTGGCCCTGCGCAGCCGCGGCTATTACTACAGCGCGTAG
- a CDS encoding Spy/CpxP family protein refolding chaperone, giving the protein MRKTLTALLLAATLPAMAMAMPEGGPRHERGFGGHMFRELNLTEEQRHEIGRLMRDQMKARHDITERYLDKLPAAEKKAMQDELKAAETRNRDAIRAKLKPEQQKAFDDIQKKMEERRAERAEFEAWKAEKDKKAQ; this is encoded by the coding sequence ATGCGCAAGACCCTCACCGCCCTGCTGCTCGCCGCTACCCTGCCGGCCATGGCCATGGCCATGCCGGAAGGCGGCCCGCGCCACGAGCGCGGTTTCGGTGGCCACATGTTCAGGGAGCTGAACCTGACCGAGGAACAGCGCCACGAGATCGGCAGACTGATGCGCGACCAGATGAAGGCCCGCCACGACATCACCGAGCGTTACCTGGACAAACTGCCGGCCGCCGAGAAGAAAGCCATGCAGGACGAACTCAAGGCCGCCGAAACCAGGAACCGCGACGCCATCCGCGCCAAGCTGAAGCCCGAGCAGCAGAAAGCCTTCGACGACATCCAGAAGAAGATGGAAGAACGCCGCGCCGAACGCGCCGAGTTCGAAGCCTGGAAAGCCGAGAAGGACAAGAAGGCCCAATAA